The following coding sequences are from one Brooklawnia cerclae window:
- a CDS encoding MFS transporter: MTATTARMTPDRPSAGSRTFASLAQPNYRWYFTGALVSNTGTWMQRTSQDWLVLTQLTDHSSTALGYVSALQFLAIPFLAPFAGAIADRYPKRRVLLITQTLLGLNSLLLWLLVVTNTVELWHVYAFAFMQGIVASFDMPARQSFVSEMVSDELIPNAVGLNSMSFNAARLIGPGAAGLIIAGFGVAPGMLVNTLSFVAMLVALLVMDPRRLHPAPPRTGRGSAREGLVYIAHRPDIVIILVMVFMLGTFGMNFQIYNATMATMVFGRGASEYGALGTIMAIGTFGAAIIAARRRNPRVTTLLIGLIGFTVFSALLALAPSYVMYAFWLVPTGLCMLTVMTSANSTIQMTTEPSMRGRVMAVYAAINMGGTPLGAPIVGWVGDVAGPRWSILIGCILIGLTCLAVMAFFRFHRGVRLRVERGWPPRIHTWTPSGDPETAELQR, encoded by the coding sequence ATGACCGCGACGACCGCGCGCATGACTCCCGATCGTCCGAGCGCCGGGTCACGCACCTTCGCGTCCCTGGCGCAGCCCAACTATCGGTGGTACTTCACCGGCGCCCTGGTGAGCAACACCGGCACGTGGATGCAGCGGACGAGCCAGGACTGGCTGGTGCTCACGCAGTTGACCGACCACTCGTCCACCGCGCTCGGTTACGTGTCGGCGCTGCAGTTCCTCGCGATCCCGTTCCTCGCGCCCTTCGCCGGAGCCATCGCCGATCGCTATCCGAAGCGCAGGGTGCTCCTGATCACCCAGACCCTGCTGGGGCTCAACAGCCTGCTGCTGTGGCTGCTCGTCGTCACCAACACGGTCGAGCTGTGGCATGTCTACGCGTTCGCGTTCATGCAGGGCATTGTGGCGAGCTTCGACATGCCGGCGAGGCAGTCGTTCGTCTCCGAGATGGTCTCTGACGAGTTGATCCCGAACGCCGTGGGCCTGAACTCGATGTCGTTCAACGCGGCCCGGCTCATCGGCCCGGGTGCGGCCGGCCTGATCATCGCCGGTTTCGGTGTGGCGCCGGGCATGCTCGTGAACACCCTCAGCTTCGTCGCGATGCTCGTCGCATTGCTCGTCATGGATCCTCGGCGCCTGCATCCCGCACCCCCACGCACGGGACGAGGGTCGGCTCGCGAGGGACTGGTGTACATCGCGCACCGGCCCGACATCGTCATCATCCTCGTGATGGTGTTCATGCTCGGCACCTTCGGCATGAACTTCCAGATCTACAACGCGACGATGGCGACCATGGTCTTCGGACGAGGGGCCTCCGAGTACGGTGCCCTGGGGACGATCATGGCCATCGGCACCTTCGGGGCCGCGATCATCGCCGCCCGGCGCCGGAATCCGCGCGTCACGACCCTGCTCATCGGCCTGATCGGGTTCACCGTGTTCTCCGCGCTGCTCGCTCTGGCGCCCAGCTACGTCATGTACGCGTTCTGGCTCGTGCCGACCGGCCTGTGCATGCTCACCGTGATGACCAGCGCGAACTCGACGATCCAGATGACGACCGAGCCCTCGATGCGCGGCCGTGTGATGGCGGTCTACGCGGCCATCAACATGGGTGGGACGCCGCTGGGCGCACCCATCGTCGGCTGGGTCGGCGACGTCGCGGGCCCCCGGTGGTCGATCCTCATCGGGTGCATCCTCATCGGCCTGACGTGCCTGGCGGTGATGGCGTTCTTCCGCTTCCACCGTGGTGTCCGGCTACGGGTCGAGCGGGGATGGCCGCCGCGCATCCACACTTGGACGCCGTCGGGAGACCCGGAGACCGCCGAACTGCAGCGCTGA
- a CDS encoding ABC transporter ATP-binding protein, translated as MRGSLEVVGLTYRYPKAEDDALRGVDADFPAGTFTVVMGPTGAGKSTLLMALNGVIPQLKEGTVHGDVLLDDANLADYRVSTITEHVGLVLQDPDAQVLGRTVADDVAFGPRNYLVPRAEIRRRVTDALAEVGLTGFEDRKTALLSGGQRQRLAIAGILAIGPQVLCLDEPASELDPQGRAEIYAALDRIRRDGRTTVIVAEHEATDVVGRADQLIVLHEGRVAWQGRPEEFFRDPRLTREHLVKPLPVAVVGAALADAGLIGPHEVPLTVDDAAAIVEKLRGDHPIPAPTAPASGTPPPGAAAAEPAIKLRDVVHAYPDGHRALSGVSLSIGRGEYVALIGRNGAGKTTLAKHLNRLLDPTSGVVLIDGADAARLQPWELARRVGYVFQNPDHQIFNRTVASEIGYGLRATGLTAAEIDHRVDEVLGLTGLAGVRDDHPLSLGKGERQRVAVASILALRPPVLVVDEPTTGQDWAGVRTMMGLIDRLNARGTTILMITHDMDVVAHHARRVIVMDDGRVRADGPTAEVLARPGMLAEAGITTTQTAELCLRLWPGTPPLLDEADLGRHLVTALTGGDETAGDVPDGNETGRSSAGRGEMRGDKAEQRAPGSNPA; from the coding sequence ATGCGCGGTTCGCTGGAGGTCGTCGGCCTGACCTATCGGTATCCGAAGGCCGAGGACGATGCGCTCCGGGGCGTGGACGCCGACTTCCCGGCGGGCACCTTCACCGTGGTGATGGGCCCGACGGGCGCGGGAAAGTCCACGCTGCTCATGGCCCTCAACGGCGTCATACCGCAGCTCAAGGAGGGCACTGTCCACGGTGATGTCCTGCTGGACGACGCCAACCTGGCCGACTACCGCGTCTCGACCATCACCGAGCACGTCGGGCTGGTGCTCCAGGACCCCGACGCGCAGGTGCTCGGACGCACGGTCGCCGACGACGTGGCCTTCGGCCCTCGCAACTACCTGGTGCCACGCGCGGAGATCCGGCGGCGCGTCACCGACGCCCTGGCCGAGGTGGGGCTGACCGGCTTCGAGGACAGGAAGACCGCCCTGCTCTCCGGCGGGCAGAGACAGCGCCTGGCCATCGCGGGAATCCTGGCGATCGGCCCTCAGGTGCTGTGCCTGGACGAGCCCGCGTCCGAGCTCGATCCGCAGGGACGCGCGGAGATCTACGCGGCCCTCGATCGAATTCGCCGCGACGGGCGGACCACCGTCATCGTCGCCGAGCACGAGGCCACCGACGTGGTCGGCCGGGCCGACCAGCTGATCGTCCTGCACGAGGGACGCGTCGCCTGGCAGGGACGACCGGAGGAGTTCTTCCGCGACCCCCGGCTGACCAGGGAGCATCTGGTCAAGCCGCTGCCCGTCGCCGTGGTCGGGGCCGCACTGGCCGACGCCGGGCTCATCGGCCCGCACGAGGTGCCGCTGACCGTGGACGACGCCGCCGCGATCGTCGAGAAGCTGCGGGGCGACCATCCCATTCCCGCTCCCACGGCTCCCGCCTCCGGCACTCCCCCGCCGGGCGCTGCCGCCGCCGAGCCCGCGATCAAGTTGCGCGACGTCGTCCATGCCTACCCGGACGGCCACCGGGCGCTGTCGGGGGTGAGCCTGTCGATCGGACGCGGTGAGTACGTCGCCCTGATCGGGCGCAACGGCGCCGGCAAGACGACCCTGGCCAAGCACCTGAACCGCCTCCTCGACCCGACCTCGGGCGTCGTGCTCATCGACGGCGCCGATGCCGCGCGACTGCAGCCCTGGGAACTCGCCCGCCGCGTCGGATACGTCTTCCAGAACCCTGATCACCAGATCTTCAACCGCACGGTGGCCTCGGAGATCGGCTACGGGCTGAGGGCGACCGGCCTGACCGCCGCCGAGATCGACCACCGGGTGGACGAGGTGCTCGGCCTCACCGGGCTGGCGGGTGTCCGCGACGACCACCCGCTCTCGCTCGGCAAGGGAGAACGCCAGCGGGTCGCCGTGGCCTCGATCCTCGCCTTGCGCCCGCCCGTCCTCGTGGTGGACGAGCCGACCACCGGGCAGGACTGGGCGGGCGTCCGCACGATGATGGGCCTCATCGACCGGCTCAACGCACGAGGGACCACGATCCTCATGATCACCCACGACATGGACGTCGTCGCCCACCACGCCCGCCGGGTGATCGTGATGGACGACGGGCGCGTCCGTGCCGACGGGCCCACCGCGGAGGTCCTCGCCCGGCCCGGCATGCTGGCCGAGGCGGGTATCACCACCACCCAGACCGCGGAGCTGTGCCTGCGACTGTGGCCCGGCACACCACCCTTGCTGGACGAGGCCGATCTCGGCCGTCATCTCGTCACCGCACTGACCGGCGGAGACGAGACGGCCGGGGACGTGCCAGACGGGAACGAGACGGGACGAAGCTCGGCCGGACGAGGCGAAATGCGCGGCGACAAGGCAGAACAGCGTGCACCGGGAAGCAACCCGGCATGA
- a CDS encoding amidohydrolase — MTPPSRFEPTGDQFERLLADYRYLHAHPELSLHEFETAAWLERRLEALGFTTQRIAETGVAAVLTNGDGPVVAFRADTDGLPVSEDTGVEWASRTVWEDADGNRTPVMHACGHDIHMTCAIAAAEWLASHKDEWSGTLELILQPAEEIVQGARNMLNAGLWDAIPHAEAVYGQHVWPIPAGQVWVNPGPFFAAVDTYRIEVFGRGGHGSMPETTIDPVVLTAAITLRLQTIVSREVGLHERAVLTVGSIHAGSKENVIPSSGELLVSTRTYSPDVQRRMAEAIARIARAEAAASGAPEPNIVPMYNASCVVNDADETATLLGLLGDELGEDAVLVPENPMTASEDFGYLGAAIGAPSVFWVFGGYRGMHPGDAVPTNHSPHFLPDPDSSIRTGTSAALTALMSRLGR, encoded by the coding sequence GTGACCCCACCCTCCCGATTCGAACCCACCGGTGACCAGTTCGAGCGTCTGCTCGCCGACTACCGGTACCTGCACGCCCACCCCGAGTTGAGCCTGCACGAGTTCGAGACCGCGGCGTGGTTGGAACGTCGGCTGGAGGCGCTCGGTTTCACGACCCAGCGCATCGCCGAGACAGGCGTCGCGGCCGTGCTCACCAACGGCGACGGCCCGGTCGTGGCGTTCAGGGCTGACACCGACGGCCTGCCCGTGTCGGAGGACACCGGGGTCGAGTGGGCGTCCCGCACGGTCTGGGAGGACGCCGACGGCAACCGGACCCCGGTGATGCACGCCTGCGGCCACGACATCCACATGACCTGCGCGATCGCCGCAGCCGAATGGCTCGCCTCCCACAAGGACGAATGGTCGGGCACTCTGGAGTTGATCCTGCAGCCCGCCGAGGAGATCGTCCAGGGTGCTCGCAACATGCTGAACGCCGGGCTGTGGGACGCGATCCCGCACGCCGAGGCGGTCTACGGGCAGCATGTCTGGCCCATTCCGGCCGGCCAGGTGTGGGTGAACCCCGGCCCGTTCTTCGCAGCGGTCGACACCTACCGCATCGAGGTCTTCGGACGCGGCGGCCACGGCTCGATGCCGGAGACGACGATCGACCCGGTCGTCCTGACCGCGGCCATCACCCTGCGGCTGCAGACCATCGTCAGCCGTGAGGTCGGGCTGCACGAGCGGGCCGTGCTCACCGTGGGCTCCATCCACGCGGGAAGCAAGGAGAACGTGATTCCGTCGTCCGGCGAACTCCTCGTCTCCACCCGCACCTACTCGCCCGACGTGCAGCGGCGCATGGCCGAGGCCATCGCCCGCATCGCACGCGCCGAGGCTGCGGCCAGTGGCGCACCGGAGCCGAACATCGTCCCGATGTACAACGCCTCGTGCGTGGTCAACGACGCGGACGAGACCGCCACCCTGCTCGGGCTCCTCGGGGACGAGCTCGGCGAGGATGCGGTGCTCGTCCCCGAGAACCCGATGACGGCCTCGGAGGACTTCGGCTACCTGGGGGCCGCGATCGGCGCACCCTCGGTGTTCTGGGTGTTCGGCGGCTACCGCGGCATGCATCCGGGCGACGCGGTGCCCACCAACCACTCCCCCCACTTCCTGCCCGACCCCGACAGCTCGATCCGCACGGGAACGTCCGCGGCCCTCACCGCGCTGATGTCGCGCCTGGGACGCTGA
- the tkt gene encoding transketolase: MSELTWTDQDKRAVDTARILAADAVQKVGNGHPGTAISLAPIAYLLYQKVMNTDPADDKWIGRDRFVLSAGHASILQYSQLFLGGLGLELSDIASLRTYGSLTPGHPEYGHTKFIECTTGPLGAGISNAVGMAMAARRERGLYDPEAAGPYGASPFDHFVYAVAGDGCMQEGVQSEASSLAGTQELGNLIVIYDDNRITIEGDTKIAFGEDVSKRYEAYGWHVQHVDWTNGGTEYAEDVQAVYDAILEAQKVTDKPSLIHLSTIIGWPLPTLQGKEKIHGSAIGADEIGRVKELLGFTDEPFAIEDDIVAYTRGSLAERGKAARAAWDEAFAAWSSANPEGKTLLDRVLAGKLPDDLTLPVYEAGSKATRAASGEVLTALAPQLPELWGGSADLAGSNNTTMKGEPSFLPADRTTDEWPGGPYGRTLHFGVREHAMGGIVNGINLSGLTRAYGGTFFVFADYMRPPVRLASLSHVPSIFVWTHDSIGVGEDGPTHQPVEHLAAYRAIPGLAIVRPSDANEVAVAWREILTQTDAPAGLILTRQNTRIVDRTSGEFASAEGLVKGAYVLKEASSAPKVILIGTGSEVEVALAAQAALEAEGVPTRVVSMPCQEWFDEQDDVYRNEVLPPEVSARVSVEAGISLGWAKYVGDKGRSVSLDHYGASGKGTLLFTEFGITSDAVVAAAKESLNA, from the coding sequence GTGAGTGAACTGACCTGGACCGATCAAGACAAGCGTGCCGTCGACACGGCTCGCATCCTCGCCGCGGACGCGGTGCAGAAAGTCGGGAACGGCCACCCTGGCACCGCGATCTCGCTGGCGCCCATCGCGTATCTGCTCTATCAGAAGGTCATGAACACCGATCCGGCGGACGACAAGTGGATCGGTCGCGACCGCTTCGTCCTGTCGGCGGGTCATGCGTCGATCCTGCAGTACTCGCAGTTGTTCCTGGGCGGTCTCGGGCTCGAACTGTCCGACATCGCCTCGCTGCGCACCTACGGGTCGCTCACCCCGGGCCACCCGGAGTACGGCCACACGAAGTTCATCGAGTGCACCACCGGCCCGCTCGGCGCCGGCATCAGCAACGCGGTCGGCATGGCGATGGCCGCCCGGCGTGAGCGCGGGCTGTACGACCCCGAGGCGGCCGGGCCGTACGGTGCGTCCCCTTTCGATCACTTCGTCTACGCCGTCGCCGGTGACGGCTGCATGCAGGAGGGCGTCCAGTCTGAGGCGTCGTCGCTGGCCGGCACCCAGGAGCTCGGCAACCTCATCGTCATCTACGACGACAACCGCATCACCATCGAGGGCGACACGAAGATCGCGTTCGGCGAGGACGTCTCGAAGCGCTACGAGGCCTACGGCTGGCACGTGCAGCACGTCGACTGGACGAACGGCGGCACCGAGTACGCCGAGGACGTCCAGGCCGTCTACGACGCGATCCTGGAGGCCCAGAAGGTCACCGACAAGCCGTCGCTGATCCACCTGAGCACGATCATCGGCTGGCCGCTGCCGACCCTGCAGGGCAAGGAGAAGATCCACGGCTCGGCGATCGGTGCCGACGAGATCGGCCGCGTCAAGGAACTGCTCGGGTTCACCGACGAGCCCTTCGCGATCGAGGACGACATCGTCGCCTACACCCGCGGTTCGCTGGCAGAGCGTGGCAAGGCCGCCCGTGCCGCATGGGACGAGGCGTTCGCCGCATGGTCGTCCGCCAACCCCGAAGGCAAGACGCTGCTCGACCGCGTGCTCGCCGGCAAGCTTCCGGACGATCTGACCCTGCCCGTCTACGAGGCCGGTTCCAAGGCGACCCGCGCCGCGTCCGGCGAGGTGCTCACGGCGCTCGCTCCCCAGTTGCCCGAGCTGTGGGGCGGCTCGGCCGACCTGGCCGGCTCGAACAACACGACCATGAAGGGCGAGCCGAGCTTCCTGCCCGCCGACCGCACCACCGACGAGTGGCCGGGCGGCCCCTACGGGCGGACGCTGCACTTCGGCGTCCGCGAGCACGCGATGGGTGGCATCGTCAACGGCATCAACCTGAGCGGGCTCACCCGTGCCTACGGCGGCACTTTCTTCGTGTTCGCCGACTACATGCGCCCGCCGGTGCGCCTGGCCTCCCTGTCGCACGTCCCGAGCATCTTCGTGTGGACGCACGACTCGATCGGTGTCGGCGAGGACGGCCCGACGCATCAGCCCGTGGAACACCTGGCCGCATACCGCGCGATCCCGGGGCTGGCCATCGTCCGGCCCTCGGATGCCAACGAGGTCGCGGTGGCCTGGCGCGAGATCCTCACGCAGACCGACGCTCCGGCCGGTCTCATTCTCACCCGGCAGAACACCCGCATCGTCGACCGGACGAGCGGCGAGTTCGCCTCGGCCGAGGGCCTCGTCAAGGGTGCCTACGTGCTCAAGGAGGCCAGTTCCGCGCCGAAGGTGATCCTCATCGGCACCGGCTCCGAGGTCGAGGTCGCCCTGGCCGCGCAGGCTGCGCTCGAGGCCGAGGGTGTGCCCACCCGCGTCGTCTCGATGCCGTGCCAGGAGTGGTTCGACGAGCAGGACGACGTCTACCGCAACGAGGTGCTGCCGCCCGAGGTGAGCGCCCGCGTGAGCGTCGAGGCCGGTATCTCGCTCGGCTGGGCCAAGTACGTCGGGGACAAGGGACGCTCGGTCTCCCTGGATCACTACGGCGCGTCCGGCAAGGGCACGCTGCTGTTCACCGAGTTCGGCATCACCTCCGACGCCGTGGTCGCCGCGGCCAAGGAATCGCTGAACGCCTGA
- a CDS encoding ECF transporter S component: protein MSLSDRRPDRATGSPVSARKLAIMAIFIAVSAVGSLIKIPSPLGTVALDSAPGFFTAVAFGGWPGFVVAAIGHLLTSALVGFPLTLPVHIAIAAGMGVCALVFSWFGRKGLAWMIAGVVVTTVLNSFALGLIVLPIGGWAMYAASVPSLLVGAVVNIVIAAVAYYAVRNTRLVN from the coding sequence ATGTCACTGTCCGACCGCCGACCCGACCGCGCGACTGGTTCGCCCGTGTCAGCACGCAAACTGGCCATCATGGCGATCTTCATCGCCGTGAGCGCGGTCGGCTCGCTGATCAAGATCCCCAGCCCGCTGGGCACCGTCGCACTCGACTCGGCGCCCGGCTTCTTCACCGCTGTCGCCTTCGGGGGCTGGCCCGGCTTCGTCGTCGCGGCGATCGGGCATCTGCTCACCTCCGCGCTCGTCGGCTTCCCGCTGACCCTCCCGGTGCACATCGCGATCGCCGCCGGGATGGGCGTCTGCGCACTGGTGTTCTCCTGGTTCGGCCGCAAAGGCCTGGCCTGGATGATCGCCGGCGTGGTCGTCACCACCGTCCTCAACAGCTTCGCGCTGGGCCTGATCGTCCTGCCCATCGGGGGCTGGGCCATGTACGCCGCATCCGTGCCGTCGCTGCTGGTGGGCGCAGTGGTGAACATCGTGATCGCCGCGGTCGCCTACTACGCGGTACGCAACACCAGGCTGGTGAACTGA
- a CDS encoding energy-coupling factor transporter transmembrane component T family protein gives MRLERLDVRVKIASFVAVMVALFAITHPLGNGLLLLGMLLALAAAGTPLRGLWAPLQPLLPLLLLIVAVTMVTSPRAEYSRLLFAVGGVHATVGGLLVGLNLAMRILVMVVATYAFTISTPVDDLLAAMAQVHAPPWLSILVSTAISFIPTMTRVLDRIVEAQRARGARAGGRGPVGRVAALVPIMVPLITSSILLADNLAVAMTNRGYGARKSMTQLRDLSFRRSDLVVLAVVLVLLVATLWLRYVRGYGVL, from the coding sequence ATGAGGTTGGAGCGCCTGGACGTCCGGGTCAAGATCGCGTCGTTCGTCGCGGTCATGGTGGCGCTGTTCGCGATCACTCATCCCCTGGGCAACGGTCTGCTCCTGCTGGGAATGCTGCTTGCCCTTGCCGCTGCGGGAACGCCGCTGCGCGGCCTGTGGGCACCGCTTCAGCCACTCCTGCCCCTGCTCCTGTTGATCGTCGCGGTCACCATGGTGACCAGCCCACGCGCCGAGTACTCGCGGCTGCTCTTCGCCGTGGGTGGCGTGCACGCCACTGTCGGCGGGCTGCTGGTGGGCCTGAACCTCGCGATGCGGATCCTCGTGATGGTGGTCGCCACCTATGCGTTCACGATCAGCACGCCCGTCGACGACCTGCTGGCGGCCATGGCGCAGGTGCACGCACCGCCGTGGCTGTCGATCCTGGTGAGCACGGCCATCTCCTTCATCCCCACGATGACCCGCGTCCTCGATCGCATCGTCGAGGCCCAGCGGGCACGCGGCGCCCGCGCCGGGGGCAGAGGGCCGGTGGGCCGGGTCGCCGCCCTCGTCCCGATCATGGTGCCGCTGATCACGAGCTCGATCCTTCTGGCCGACAACCTCGCCGTCGCCATGACCAACCGCGGCTACGGGGCGCGGAAGTCGATGACCCAGCTGCGCGATCTGAGCTTCCGGCGCTCCGACCTCGTCGTGCTGGCAGTCGTCCTGGTGCTCCTGGTAGCGACCCTCTGGCTACGCTACGTGCGTGGGTACGGGGTCCTGTGA
- a CDS encoding phosphoribosyltransferase → MTAYHADSSNLADKEILTWDGFARASRELAESVARSGFEAEILIGVARGGLIPAGALTYALGIKLTDAINVEFYTDVSQTLPDPILLAPMLDTESIQGRRLLVVDDVADSGRTLALVLKLLRGFGAQVRSAVLYAKPTTVVEPDFVWRRTDKWIVFPWSAEPPVSGRPALDDQGFAPQEHS, encoded by the coding sequence ATGACGGCCTATCACGCGGATTCCAGCAACCTTGCCGACAAGGAGATCCTCACCTGGGACGGTTTCGCACGAGCCTCGCGCGAACTCGCCGAGTCGGTCGCGCGCTCGGGGTTCGAGGCCGAGATCCTCATCGGGGTCGCCCGCGGCGGCCTGATCCCTGCCGGAGCGCTCACCTACGCGCTGGGCATCAAGCTCACCGACGCCATCAACGTCGAGTTCTACACCGACGTGTCCCAGACGCTGCCCGACCCCATTCTGCTGGCCCCGATGCTCGACACCGAGTCGATCCAGGGCCGCCGCCTTCTCGTGGTGGACGACGTGGCCGACTCGGGACGCACACTGGCGCTCGTCCTCAAACTCCTGCGCGGCTTCGGAGCCCAGGTCCGCAGCGCCGTCCTCTACGCCAAGCCGACCACCGTCGTCGAGCCCGATTTCGTGTGGCGCCGCACCGACAAGTGGATCGTCTTCCCCTGGTCGGCCGAGCCCCCGGTCTCCGGCCGCCCCGCGCTGGACGACCAGGGATTTGCGCCGCAAGAGCACAGTTGA
- a CDS encoding citrate synthase produces the protein MTDTVTLKGSELALDLPLVAATDGPSGVDISRLLGRTGNVTYDPGFANTASTKSAITFIDGDAGILRFRGYPIEQLAKQSTFLETAYLVIYGELPSAQQLSEWEDRIRRKTMLDERMREFFRMFPRRSHPMPVLASGLMMLSTFSFDSLNDTPEGIEKATERLLAKVPTLAAYGYKNSRGEAMLYPDNSLSYIENFLRMSFGYPTEPYEFNDEITRALDVLLILHADHEQNCSSSTVRLIGSSGANIYASIAGGVNALSGPLHGGANQAVLEMLEAIRASGISVKDYVQQVKDKKAGIKLMGFGHRIYKNYDPRAAIIKQHADAVLRLKEGRRDLLNLATELEQTALEDPYFQERKLYPNVDFYSGLIYEAMGFPKEMFTVLFAIGRLPGWIAQWREMRADPGRKIGRPRQVYVGEPERAYVPIEDRTH, from the coding sequence GTGACTGACACAGTGACCTTGAAAGGCAGCGAACTCGCGCTCGACCTACCTCTGGTGGCCGCGACCGACGGCCCGTCCGGCGTCGACATCTCGCGCCTGCTGGGCAGGACCGGGAACGTCACCTACGATCCCGGATTCGCCAACACGGCATCGACGAAGTCCGCGATCACGTTCATCGACGGCGACGCGGGGATCCTGCGGTTCCGGGGGTATCCCATCGAGCAATTGGCGAAGCAGTCCACGTTCCTCGAGACCGCCTACTTGGTGATCTACGGGGAACTGCCCTCTGCCCAGCAGCTGAGCGAATGGGAGGACCGCATCCGGCGCAAGACGATGCTGGACGAGCGGATGCGCGAGTTCTTCCGCATGTTCCCGCGCCGTTCCCACCCGATGCCGGTGCTGGCGTCCGGCCTGATGATGCTGTCGACGTTCAGCTTCGACTCGTTGAACGACACCCCCGAGGGCATCGAGAAGGCCACCGAGCGGCTCCTGGCCAAGGTGCCCACGCTCGCCGCCTACGGCTACAAGAACTCCCGTGGCGAGGCGATGCTCTACCCCGACAACTCGCTGAGCTACATCGAGAACTTCCTGCGGATGAGCTTCGGCTACCCCACCGAGCCCTACGAGTTCAACGACGAGATCACCCGGGCGCTCGACGTCCTGCTCATCCTGCACGCCGACCACGAGCAGAACTGTTCCTCGTCGACCGTGCGCCTCATCGGCTCGTCGGGCGCGAACATCTACGCGTCGATCGCCGGCGGCGTCAACGCACTGTCGGGGCCTCTGCACGGCGGGGCGAACCAGGCGGTGCTGGAGATGCTGGAGGCGATCCGAGCGTCCGGCATCAGCGTCAAGGACTACGTCCAGCAGGTCAAGGACAAGAAGGCCGGCATCAAGCTGATGGGTTTCGGCCACCGCATCTACAAGAACTACGACCCACGCGCGGCGATCATCAAGCAACACGCGGACGCCGTCCTGCGCCTGAAGGAGGGCCGCCGCGACCTGCTCAACCTGGCGACCGAACTGGAGCAGACCGCGCTGGAGGATCCGTACTTCCAGGAGCGCAAGCTCTACCCGAACGTCGACTTCTACTCGGGCCTCATCTACGAGGCGATGGGGTTCCCGAAGGAGATGTTCACCGTGCTGTTCGCGATCGGGCGCCTGCCGGGCTGGATCGCGCAATGGCGCGAGATGCGAGCCGATCCCGGACGCAAGATCGGGCGGCCCCGTCAGGTCTACGTCGGGGAGCCGGAGCGGGCCTACGTGCCGATCGAGGATCGCACCCACTGA
- a CDS encoding AIR synthase related protein, translating to MISPFDKPVRRFRDLLVLDDGIVVATDSIGGIGPKPADTVASDPVTVAHFALRVPLLEIICVGAQPIAVIDDLCVELHPTGEPMMAEIRRLAAEAGVPSDAVTGSTEENVATNATGIGVTVLGRLPEGSRVEAQSQPGDVVLCAGLPVSAPRDRIVVGHPAQVPVASVRAAIASGLVHDAVPVGSKGLAWEVPQLADPAGLRPVWVDDTPVSRTDSGGPSSCVLLSCAPASVDRLRTIIGAAVPLHRVARLVAR from the coding sequence ATGATATCGCCGTTTGACAAGCCGGTTCGCCGGTTTCGTGATCTGCTGGTGCTGGACGACGGCATCGTCGTGGCCACCGACTCCATCGGCGGGATCGGGCCCAAACCCGCCGACACGGTGGCCAGCGACCCTGTCACCGTCGCCCACTTCGCCCTGCGTGTCCCGCTCCTGGAGATCATCTGCGTGGGCGCCCAGCCGATCGCGGTGATCGACGACCTGTGCGTGGAGCTGCACCCGACCGGCGAACCCATGATGGCGGAGATCAGGAGACTGGCCGCCGAGGCCGGGGTCCCCTCCGACGCCGTGACAGGCAGCACCGAGGAGAACGTCGCCACCAACGCGACCGGCATCGGCGTCACCGTGCTCGGGCGCCTGCCCGAGGGCAGTCGCGTCGAGGCACAGTCACAGCCCGGCGACGTGGTGCTCTGCGCCGGCCTGCCGGTCTCGGCGCCCCGCGACCGCATTGTCGTCGGTCACCCCGCCCAGGTACCGGTCGCTTCGGTCCGCGCCGCGATCGCTTCCGGGCTCGTCCACGACGCCGTGCCGGTGGGATCGAAGGGCCTGGCCTGGGAGGTGCCCCAGCTCGCCGACCCGGCCGGGCTTCGTCCCGTATGGGTGGACGACACCCCGGTCTCGCGCACCGACTCGGGCGGGCCCTCCAGCTGTGTGCTCCTCAGCTGCGCCCCGGCCTCCGTCGACCGGTTGCGCACGATCATCGGCGCGGCGGTTCCCCTGCACCGGGTCGCGCGCCTGGTAGCGCGCTGA
- a CDS encoding MarR family transcriptional regulator translates to MTSIESPREQPAAHGEDEVSVLASDLRMACQRLARRVRFESNKDVPPHQVGVLLRLNRIGAQTPTQLADHERVSTPSMTRTVNCLAEKGYVARTPHPDDGRQVLVDLTPSGRDLARRTIEARDTWMLRRLDPLDEEQRALLRRATDLLIEFVDSEPRR, encoded by the coding sequence GTGACGTCGATCGAATCTCCACGAGAACAACCAGCAGCCCACGGCGAGGACGAGGTGAGTGTGCTGGCCAGCGATCTGCGCATGGCCTGCCAGCGCTTGGCCCGGCGGGTGCGGTTCGAGAGCAACAAGGACGTCCCCCCGCATCAGGTCGGTGTGCTCCTGCGCCTGAACCGGATCGGCGCCCAGACCCCCACGCAGCTCGCCGACCATGAGCGCGTGAGCACGCCGAGCATGACCCGGACGGTGAACTGCCTGGCCGAGAAGGGATACGTCGCCCGCACGCCCCACCCGGACGACGGGCGCCAGGTGCTCGTGGATCTCACCCCTAGCGGCCGCGACCTTGCGCGAAGGACGATCGAGGCCCGCGACACGTGGATGCTGAGGCGGCTCGATCCCCTCGACGAGGAACAGCGTGCTCTGCTGCGCCGCGCCACCGACCTGCTGATCGAGTTCGTCGACAGTGAGCCGCGGCGATGA